In one window of Branchiostoma floridae strain S238N-H82 chromosome 14, Bfl_VNyyK, whole genome shotgun sequence DNA:
- the LOC118430328 gene encoding uncharacterized protein LOC118430328 isoform X38: MRQKQAPLRIEDDIESEDITMAAAATEDFHRESGDGLCGDFSCPHCAFSVDQDVMLKVLKHFFNCTSLQYIIDLSVGNAASLGAAKHSAPRRASKAPQPHSEPVRHAEPPTKRRATEARATPPQESPRIVTTQAPTLLARLNAAQSRTQTVSQREIPPEPEHHTRPRQVETVQPRAPETTTTTTTSAASVELPSITTIKEEPGAGAACIVEPTAPTLFDDPMHTQKDTDSAMGMKRDTDNVGSMLDALPGTSSSGLFSEDLNFGGAGPSFVQSDPSQEDSTSGNDGETGIVSPPDFGLEQFQSVGAGQSLPITSTGPRLMDTVSLEEDRTISIRQSVTGSNRLPGVRPAPSATVSKPGPEIEIVSVKSPATSRISTGAPGVRTTMQSSPQHLAQGQVNAGMGQQNPQPRIINTVSLSRPQVGAAGQDRPTSRVAFPSTSQQTQQPRPVACFKAPMRELPTPLPLPDFANSEDTQLRHAARSGNLHMYRTHIVRECAKFYSRMKPNLSRQDYARIGEAMTTAYPWLQGKGATPWSAFTLKMSKSIRRKRYHLKHNK, translated from the exons ATGAGACAGAAGCAGGCTCCTTTAAGGATTGAAGACGACATAGAGAGCGAAGATATCACTATGGCGGCCGCGGCGACGGAGGATTTCCACAGAGAAAGCGGG GATGGCCTATGTGGAGACTTCAGTTGCCCCCACTGTGCCTTCAGCGTGGACCAAGACGTCATGCTTAAAGTTCTTAAACACTTCTTCAACTGCACATCGCTTCAGTACATTATTGATCTCAGCGTGGGGAATGCAGCCTCCCTCGGGGCAGCGAAACACTCCGCACCGCGCAGGGCCAGCAAGGCTCCGCAGCCTCACTCAGAACCCGTCCGACACGCAGAACCGCCGACCAAAAGAAGAGCGACAGAGGCACGGGCCACGCCCCCACAGGAGAGTCCAAGAATCGTGACAACTCAAGCACCGACCCTGCTTGCCAGACTGAACGCAGCTCAGAGCAGGACTCAAACTGTAAGCCAAAGAGAGATTCCCCCCGAACCAGAGCACCATACAAGACCTAGACAGGTTGAGACAGTACAGCCAAGGGCACCCGAGACAacaaccaccaccaccacatcGGCAGCTAGTGTAGAATTGCCATCAATCACAACGATAAAGGAGGAACCAGGAGCGGGAGCAGCGTGCATTGTCGAACCTACAGCGCCAACGTTGTTCGACGATCCTATGCACACCCAAAAGGACACAGACTCTGCTATGGGTATGAAAAGAGACACAGACAATGTTGGCAGCATGCTTGATGCCTTGCCAGGTACAAGCTCCAGCGGACTTTTCAGTGAAGACTTGAACTTTGGTGGTGCAGGGCCCAGCTTTGTTCAGTCAGACCCCTCTCAGGAAGACAGCACTTCAGGAAATG ACGGGGAGACGGGCATTGTTTCACCACCAGACTTTGGCTTGGAACAGTTTCAGTCGGTCGGTGCAGGGCAG AGTTTACCCATCACCAGTACAGGCCCCAGGCTGATGGACACAGTCTCCCTGGAGGAGGACAGAACCATATCCATCAGACAGTCCGTCACAGGAAGCAATCGGTTGCCAGGCGTCCGGCCCGCACCCTCAGCAACAGTCAGCAAACCTGGGCCGGAGATAGAGATTGTTTCAGTGAAGTCCCCGGCGACTTCCAGAATAAGCACGGGCGCTCCCGGCGTTCGAACGACGATGCAGAGCAGTCCGCAGCATCTCGCCCAGGGACAGGTGAACGCTGGGATGGGTCAGCAGAATCCACAGCCCAGGATAATCAACACGGTCTCCCTCAGCAGACCACAAGTTGGTGCAGCAGGGCAGGACAGGCCCACCTCCAGAGTAGCATTCCCCTCAACATCACAGCAGACACAGCAGCCCAGACCAGTGGCCTGCTTCAAAGCACCG ATGAGAGAACTCCCGACACCACTACCCCTTCCTGACTTCGCTAACTCAGAAGACACCCAGTTGAGACACGCAGCACGAAGTGGAAATCTCCACATGTACAGAACTCACATAGTCCGGGAGTGTGCCAAATTCTACTCGCGTATGAAACCTAACTTGTCAAGGCAAGATTATGCCAGAATAGGAGAGGCCATGACAACAGCGTATCCGTGGTTACAAGGCAAAGGAGCAACCCCATGG AGTGCCTTCACACTGAAAATGAGCAAAAGCATTCGTCGTAAACGCTACCATTTGAAACACAATAAATAA
- the LOC118430328 gene encoding uncharacterized protein LOC118430328 isoform X10 translates to MRQKQAPLRIEDDIESEDITMAAAATEDFHRESGDGLCGDFSCPHCAFSVDQDVMLKVLKHFFNCTSLQYIIDLSVGNAASLGAAKHSAPRRASKAPQPHSEPVRHAEPPTKRRATEARATPPQESPRIVTTQAPTLLARLNAAQSRTQTVSQREIPPEPEHHTRPRQVETVQPRAPETTTTTTTSAASVELPSITTIKEEPGAGAACIVEPTAPTLFDDPMHTQKDTDSAMGMKRDTDNVGSMLDALPGTSSSGLFSEDLNFGGAGPSFVQSDPSQEDSTSGNDGETGIVSPPDFGLEQFQSVGAGQSLPITSTGPRLMDTVSLEEDRTISIRQSVTGSNRLPGVRPAPSATVSKPGPEIEIVSVKSPATSRISTGAPGVRTTMQSSPQHLAQGQVNAGMGQQNPQPRIINTVSLSRPQVGAAGQDRPTSRVAFPSTSQQTQQPRPVACFKAPMRELPTPLPLPDFANSEDTQLRHAARSGNLHMYRTHIVRECAKFYSRMKPNLSRQDYARIGEAMTTAYPWLQGKGATPWDFVKNLSKNVSQRRWRAKKKFGINVTKNRLFKF, encoded by the exons ATGAGACAGAAGCAGGCTCCTTTAAGGATTGAAGACGACATAGAGAGCGAAGATATCACTATGGCGGCCGCGGCGACGGAGGATTTCCACAGAGAAAGCGGG GATGGCCTATGTGGAGACTTCAGTTGCCCCCACTGTGCCTTCAGCGTGGACCAAGACGTCATGCTTAAAGTTCTTAAACACTTCTTCAACTGCACATCGCTTCAGTACATTATTGATCTCAGCGTGGGGAATGCAGCCTCCCTCGGGGCAGCGAAACACTCCGCACCGCGCAGGGCCAGCAAGGCTCCGCAGCCTCACTCAGAACCCGTCCGACACGCAGAACCGCCGACCAAAAGAAGAGCGACAGAGGCACGGGCCACGCCCCCACAGGAGAGTCCAAGAATCGTGACAACTCAAGCACCGACCCTGCTTGCCAGACTGAACGCAGCTCAGAGCAGGACTCAAACTGTAAGCCAAAGAGAGATTCCCCCCGAACCAGAGCACCATACAAGACCTAGACAGGTTGAGACAGTACAGCCAAGGGCACCCGAGACAacaaccaccaccaccacatcGGCAGCTAGTGTAGAATTGCCATCAATCACAACGATAAAGGAGGAACCAGGAGCGGGAGCAGCGTGCATTGTCGAACCTACAGCGCCAACGTTGTTCGACGATCCTATGCACACCCAAAAGGACACAGACTCTGCTATGGGTATGAAAAGAGACACAGACAATGTTGGCAGCATGCTTGATGCCTTGCCAGGTACAAGCTCCAGCGGACTTTTCAGTGAAGACTTGAACTTTGGTGGTGCAGGGCCCAGCTTTGTTCAGTCAGACCCCTCTCAGGAAGACAGCACTTCAGGAAATG ACGGGGAGACGGGCATTGTTTCACCACCAGACTTTGGCTTGGAACAGTTTCAGTCGGTCGGTGCAGGGCAG AGTTTACCCATCACCAGTACAGGCCCCAGGCTGATGGACACAGTCTCCCTGGAGGAGGACAGAACCATATCCATCAGACAGTCCGTCACAGGAAGCAATCGGTTGCCAGGCGTCCGGCCCGCACCCTCAGCAACAGTCAGCAAACCTGGGCCGGAGATAGAGATTGTTTCAGTGAAGTCCCCGGCGACTTCCAGAATAAGCACGGGCGCTCCCGGCGTTCGAACGACGATGCAGAGCAGTCCGCAGCATCTCGCCCAGGGACAGGTGAACGCTGGGATGGGTCAGCAGAATCCACAGCCCAGGATAATCAACACGGTCTCCCTCAGCAGACCACAAGTTGGTGCAGCAGGGCAGGACAGGCCCACCTCCAGAGTAGCATTCCCCTCAACATCACAGCAGACACAGCAGCCCAGACCAGTGGCCTGCTTCAAAGCACCG ATGAGAGAACTCCCGACACCACTACCCCTTCCTGACTTCGCTAACTCAGAAGACACCCAGTTGAGACACGCAGCACGAAGTGGAAATCTCCACATGTACAGAACTCACATAGTCCGGGAGTGTGCCAAATTCTACTCGCGTATGAAACCTAACTTGTCAAGGCAAGATTATGCCAGAATAGGAGAGGCCATGACAACAGCGTATCCGTGGTTACAAGGCAAAGGAGCAACCCCATGG GATTTTGTCAAGAACTTGTCCAAGAATGTGAGCCAAAGAAGGTGGAGAGCAAAGAAAAAGTTTGGTATAAATGTTACAAAGAACAGACTTTTCAAGTTCTGA
- the LOC118430328 gene encoding uncharacterized protein LOC118430328 isoform X13 produces MRQKQAPLRIEDDIESEDITMAAAATEDFHRESGDGLCGDFSCPHCAFSVDQDVMLKVLKHFFNCTSLQYIIDLSVGNAASLGAAKHSAPRRASKAPQPHSEPVRHAEPPTKRRATEARATPPQESPRIVTTQAPTLLARLNAAQSRTQTVSQREIPPEPEHHTRPRQVETVQPRAPETTTTTTTSAASVELPSITTIKEEPGAGAACIVEPTAPTLFDDPMHTQKDTDSAMGMKRDTDNVGSMLDALPGTSSSGLFSEDLNFGGAGPSFVQSDPSQEDSTSGNDGETGIVSPPDFGLEQFQSVGAGQSLPITSTGPRLMDTVSLEEDRTISIRQSVTGSNRLPGVRPAPSATVSKPGPEIEIVSVKSPATSRISTGAPGVRTTMQSSPQHLAQGQVNAGMGQQNPQPRIINTVSLSRPQVGAAGQDRPTSRVAFPSTSQQTQQPRPVACFKAPMRELPTPLPLPDFANSEDTQLRHAARSGNLHMYRTHIVRECAKFYSRMKPNLSRQDYARIGEAMTTAYPWLQGKGATPWRHFVQRMSQSIRHRRHHIRHGGRRKSVGPKNV; encoded by the exons ATGAGACAGAAGCAGGCTCCTTTAAGGATTGAAGACGACATAGAGAGCGAAGATATCACTATGGCGGCCGCGGCGACGGAGGATTTCCACAGAGAAAGCGGG GATGGCCTATGTGGAGACTTCAGTTGCCCCCACTGTGCCTTCAGCGTGGACCAAGACGTCATGCTTAAAGTTCTTAAACACTTCTTCAACTGCACATCGCTTCAGTACATTATTGATCTCAGCGTGGGGAATGCAGCCTCCCTCGGGGCAGCGAAACACTCCGCACCGCGCAGGGCCAGCAAGGCTCCGCAGCCTCACTCAGAACCCGTCCGACACGCAGAACCGCCGACCAAAAGAAGAGCGACAGAGGCACGGGCCACGCCCCCACAGGAGAGTCCAAGAATCGTGACAACTCAAGCACCGACCCTGCTTGCCAGACTGAACGCAGCTCAGAGCAGGACTCAAACTGTAAGCCAAAGAGAGATTCCCCCCGAACCAGAGCACCATACAAGACCTAGACAGGTTGAGACAGTACAGCCAAGGGCACCCGAGACAacaaccaccaccaccacatcGGCAGCTAGTGTAGAATTGCCATCAATCACAACGATAAAGGAGGAACCAGGAGCGGGAGCAGCGTGCATTGTCGAACCTACAGCGCCAACGTTGTTCGACGATCCTATGCACACCCAAAAGGACACAGACTCTGCTATGGGTATGAAAAGAGACACAGACAATGTTGGCAGCATGCTTGATGCCTTGCCAGGTACAAGCTCCAGCGGACTTTTCAGTGAAGACTTGAACTTTGGTGGTGCAGGGCCCAGCTTTGTTCAGTCAGACCCCTCTCAGGAAGACAGCACTTCAGGAAATG ACGGGGAGACGGGCATTGTTTCACCACCAGACTTTGGCTTGGAACAGTTTCAGTCGGTCGGTGCAGGGCAG AGTTTACCCATCACCAGTACAGGCCCCAGGCTGATGGACACAGTCTCCCTGGAGGAGGACAGAACCATATCCATCAGACAGTCCGTCACAGGAAGCAATCGGTTGCCAGGCGTCCGGCCCGCACCCTCAGCAACAGTCAGCAAACCTGGGCCGGAGATAGAGATTGTTTCAGTGAAGTCCCCGGCGACTTCCAGAATAAGCACGGGCGCTCCCGGCGTTCGAACGACGATGCAGAGCAGTCCGCAGCATCTCGCCCAGGGACAGGTGAACGCTGGGATGGGTCAGCAGAATCCACAGCCCAGGATAATCAACACGGTCTCCCTCAGCAGACCACAAGTTGGTGCAGCAGGGCAGGACAGGCCCACCTCCAGAGTAGCATTCCCCTCAACATCACAGCAGACACAGCAGCCCAGACCAGTGGCCTGCTTCAAAGCACCG ATGAGAGAACTCCCGACACCACTACCCCTTCCTGACTTCGCTAACTCAGAAGACACCCAGTTGAGACACGCAGCACGAAGTGGAAATCTCCACATGTACAGAACTCACATAGTCCGGGAGTGTGCCAAATTCTACTCGCGTATGAAACCTAACTTGTCAAGGCAAGATTATGCCAGAATAGGAGAGGCCATGACAACAGCGTATCCGTGGTTACAAGGCAAAGGAGCAACCCCATGG CGCCACTTTGTGCAGCGGATGAGTCAGAGCATCCGACACAGGCGACACCACATCAGACACGGGGGCAGACGAAAGTCAGTGGGGCCCAAAAATGTTTAA
- the LOC118430328 gene encoding uncharacterized protein LOC118430328 isoform X44 has product MRQKQAPLRIEDDIESEDITMAAAATEDFHRESGDGLCGDFSCPHCAFSVDQDVMLKVLKHFFNCTSLQYIIDLSVGNAASLGAAKHSAPRRASKAPQPHSEPVRHAEPPTKRRATEARATPPQESPRIVTTQAPTLLARLNAAQSRTQTVSQREIPPEPEHHTRPRQVETVQPRAPETTTTTTTSAASVELPSITTIKEEPGAGAACIVEPTAPTLFDDPMHTQKDTDSAMGMKRDTDNVGSMLDALPGTSSSGLFSEDLNFGGAGPSFVQSDPSQEDSTSGNDNARLDPTSSKQVQGRPVSIKGSPIGGVLDSRRHHLQLHMDKGGLPNLFNVLPESGTEHIPMKIPGREKVCKWCSLQKKKQAVRGRTSETTFACSVCHVRLHPKMCFDSYHQWAMAQRADRGLRTTGERGLASGHLGENMSSDEEESPNRMYVETEVLGEVALAGSNILSPLISPNQADSTSLEGFSSGEQGSKVMMWHVSNQD; this is encoded by the exons ATGAGACAGAAGCAGGCTCCTTTAAGGATTGAAGACGACATAGAGAGCGAAGATATCACTATGGCGGCCGCGGCGACGGAGGATTTCCACAGAGAAAGCGGG GATGGCCTATGTGGAGACTTCAGTTGCCCCCACTGTGCCTTCAGCGTGGACCAAGACGTCATGCTTAAAGTTCTTAAACACTTCTTCAACTGCACATCGCTTCAGTACATTATTGATCTCAGCGTGGGGAATGCAGCCTCCCTCGGGGCAGCGAAACACTCCGCACCGCGCAGGGCCAGCAAGGCTCCGCAGCCTCACTCAGAACCCGTCCGACACGCAGAACCGCCGACCAAAAGAAGAGCGACAGAGGCACGGGCCACGCCCCCACAGGAGAGTCCAAGAATCGTGACAACTCAAGCACCGACCCTGCTTGCCAGACTGAACGCAGCTCAGAGCAGGACTCAAACTGTAAGCCAAAGAGAGATTCCCCCCGAACCAGAGCACCATACAAGACCTAGACAGGTTGAGACAGTACAGCCAAGGGCACCCGAGACAacaaccaccaccaccacatcGGCAGCTAGTGTAGAATTGCCATCAATCACAACGATAAAGGAGGAACCAGGAGCGGGAGCAGCGTGCATTGTCGAACCTACAGCGCCAACGTTGTTCGACGATCCTATGCACACCCAAAAGGACACAGACTCTGCTATGGGTATGAAAAGAGACACAGACAATGTTGGCAGCATGCTTGATGCCTTGCCAGGTACAAGCTCCAGCGGACTTTTCAGTGAAGACTTGAACTTTGGTGGTGCAGGGCCCAGCTTTGTTCAGTCAGACCCCTCTCAGGAAGACAGCACTTCAGGAAATG ACAATGCTCGACTGGACCCAACCTCTTCTAAACAGGTGCAGGGAAGGCCGGTCAGCATAAAGGGGTCCCCCATTGGAGGAGTACTGGATAGCAGGAGGCACCATTTACAGCTGCATATGGACAAGGGAGGGCTGCCCAATCTGTTTAACGTCCTTCCCGAGAGTGGGACAGAACACATTCCCATGAAAATCCCTGGCCGAGAGAAGGTGTGCAAGTGGTGCAGCCTGCAGAAGAAGAAGCAGGCAGTCCGGGGAAGAACGAGCGAGACGACCTTCGCGTGTTCCGTGTGCCATGTAAGACTGCACCCCAAGATGTGCTTCGACTCGTACCACCAGTGGGCAATGGCTCAGCGTGCGGACAGGGGGTTGAGGACGACTGGAGAAAGGGGATTAGCCAGCGGCCATCTGGGTGAAAACATGAGCTCTGACGAAGAAGAGTCCCCCAATAGGatgtatgttgaaacagaa GTGTTGGGAGAGGTGGCGTTGGCTGGGAGCAATATCCTGAGTCCTTTGATCAGCCCTAACCAAGCAGATAGTACATCTTTGGAAGGATTCAGCTCCGGAGAGCAGGGTTCTAAAGTCATGATGTGGCATGTGTCAAATCAGGACTGA
- the LOC118430328 gene encoding uncharacterized protein LOC118430328 isoform X27: MRQKQAPLRIEDDIESEDITMAAAATEDFHRESGDGLCGDFSCPHCAFSVDQDVMLKVLKHFFNCTSLQYIIDLSVGNAASLGAAKHSAPRRASKAPQPHSEPVRHAEPPTKRRATEARATPPQESPRIVTTQAPTLLARLNAAQSRTQTVSQREIPPEPEHHTRPRQVETVQPRAPETTTTTTTSAASVELPSITTIKEEPGAGAACIVEPTAPTLFDDPMHTQKDTDSAMGMKRDTDNVGSMLDALPGTSSSGLFSEDLNFGGAGPSFVQSDPSQEDSTSGNDGETGIVSPPDFGLEQFQSVGAGQSLPITSTGPRLMDTVSLEEDRTISIRQSVTGSNRLPGVRPAPSATVSKPGPEIEIVSVKSPATSRISTGAPGVRTTMQSSPQHLAQGQVNAGMGQQNPQPRIINTVSLSRPQVGAAGQDRPTSRVAFPSTSQQTQQPRPVACFKAPMRELPTPLPLPDFANSEDTQLRHAARSGNLHMYRTHIVRECAKFYSRMKPNLSRQDYARIGEAMTTAYPWLQGKGATPWKAFTSQLSKRCCNIRFQSKLRAKKSWQ; the protein is encoded by the exons ATGAGACAGAAGCAGGCTCCTTTAAGGATTGAAGACGACATAGAGAGCGAAGATATCACTATGGCGGCCGCGGCGACGGAGGATTTCCACAGAGAAAGCGGG GATGGCCTATGTGGAGACTTCAGTTGCCCCCACTGTGCCTTCAGCGTGGACCAAGACGTCATGCTTAAAGTTCTTAAACACTTCTTCAACTGCACATCGCTTCAGTACATTATTGATCTCAGCGTGGGGAATGCAGCCTCCCTCGGGGCAGCGAAACACTCCGCACCGCGCAGGGCCAGCAAGGCTCCGCAGCCTCACTCAGAACCCGTCCGACACGCAGAACCGCCGACCAAAAGAAGAGCGACAGAGGCACGGGCCACGCCCCCACAGGAGAGTCCAAGAATCGTGACAACTCAAGCACCGACCCTGCTTGCCAGACTGAACGCAGCTCAGAGCAGGACTCAAACTGTAAGCCAAAGAGAGATTCCCCCCGAACCAGAGCACCATACAAGACCTAGACAGGTTGAGACAGTACAGCCAAGGGCACCCGAGACAacaaccaccaccaccacatcGGCAGCTAGTGTAGAATTGCCATCAATCACAACGATAAAGGAGGAACCAGGAGCGGGAGCAGCGTGCATTGTCGAACCTACAGCGCCAACGTTGTTCGACGATCCTATGCACACCCAAAAGGACACAGACTCTGCTATGGGTATGAAAAGAGACACAGACAATGTTGGCAGCATGCTTGATGCCTTGCCAGGTACAAGCTCCAGCGGACTTTTCAGTGAAGACTTGAACTTTGGTGGTGCAGGGCCCAGCTTTGTTCAGTCAGACCCCTCTCAGGAAGACAGCACTTCAGGAAATG ACGGGGAGACGGGCATTGTTTCACCACCAGACTTTGGCTTGGAACAGTTTCAGTCGGTCGGTGCAGGGCAG AGTTTACCCATCACCAGTACAGGCCCCAGGCTGATGGACACAGTCTCCCTGGAGGAGGACAGAACCATATCCATCAGACAGTCCGTCACAGGAAGCAATCGGTTGCCAGGCGTCCGGCCCGCACCCTCAGCAACAGTCAGCAAACCTGGGCCGGAGATAGAGATTGTTTCAGTGAAGTCCCCGGCGACTTCCAGAATAAGCACGGGCGCTCCCGGCGTTCGAACGACGATGCAGAGCAGTCCGCAGCATCTCGCCCAGGGACAGGTGAACGCTGGGATGGGTCAGCAGAATCCACAGCCCAGGATAATCAACACGGTCTCCCTCAGCAGACCACAAGTTGGTGCAGCAGGGCAGGACAGGCCCACCTCCAGAGTAGCATTCCCCTCAACATCACAGCAGACACAGCAGCCCAGACCAGTGGCCTGCTTCAAAGCACCG ATGAGAGAACTCCCGACACCACTACCCCTTCCTGACTTCGCTAACTCAGAAGACACCCAGTTGAGACACGCAGCACGAAGTGGAAATCTCCACATGTACAGAACTCACATAGTCCGGGAGTGTGCCAAATTCTACTCGCGTATGAAACCTAACTTGTCAAGGCAAGATTATGCCAGAATAGGAGAGGCCATGACAACAGCGTATCCGTGGTTACAAGGCAAAGGAGCAACCCCATGG AAGGCATTCACATCTCAGCTTAGCAAGCGGTGTTGTAACATCAGATTCCAGTCAAAACTTAGAGCTAAAAAGTCTTGGCAGTAG
- the LOC118430328 gene encoding uncharacterized protein LOC118430328 isoform X24, with translation MRQKQAPLRIEDDIESEDITMAAAATEDFHRESGDGLCGDFSCPHCAFSVDQDVMLKVLKHFFNCTSLQYIIDLSVGNAASLGAAKHSAPRRASKAPQPHSEPVRHAEPPTKRRATEARATPPQESPRIVTTQAPTLLARLNAAQSRTQTVSQREIPPEPEHHTRPRQVETVQPRAPETTTTTTTSAASVELPSITTIKEEPGAGAACIVEPTAPTLFDDPMHTQKDTDSAMGMKRDTDNVGSMLDALPGTSSSGLFSEDLNFGGAGPSFVQSDPSQEDSTSGNDGETGIVSPPDFGLEQFQSVGAGQSLPITSTGPRLMDTVSLEEDRTISIRQSVTGSNRLPGVRPAPSATVSKPGPEIEIVSVKSPATSRISTGAPGVRTTMQSSPQHLAQGQVNAGMGQQNPQPRIINTVSLSRPQVGAAGQDRPTSRVAFPSTSQQTQQPRPVACFKAPMRELPTPLPLPDFANSEDTQLRHAARSGNLHMYRTHIVRECAKFYSRMKPNLSRQDYARIGEAMTTAYPWLQGKGATPWRDFVLKLSQTIRFRRWSDKYKPSRKKRF, from the exons ATGAGACAGAAGCAGGCTCCTTTAAGGATTGAAGACGACATAGAGAGCGAAGATATCACTATGGCGGCCGCGGCGACGGAGGATTTCCACAGAGAAAGCGGG GATGGCCTATGTGGAGACTTCAGTTGCCCCCACTGTGCCTTCAGCGTGGACCAAGACGTCATGCTTAAAGTTCTTAAACACTTCTTCAACTGCACATCGCTTCAGTACATTATTGATCTCAGCGTGGGGAATGCAGCCTCCCTCGGGGCAGCGAAACACTCCGCACCGCGCAGGGCCAGCAAGGCTCCGCAGCCTCACTCAGAACCCGTCCGACACGCAGAACCGCCGACCAAAAGAAGAGCGACAGAGGCACGGGCCACGCCCCCACAGGAGAGTCCAAGAATCGTGACAACTCAAGCACCGACCCTGCTTGCCAGACTGAACGCAGCTCAGAGCAGGACTCAAACTGTAAGCCAAAGAGAGATTCCCCCCGAACCAGAGCACCATACAAGACCTAGACAGGTTGAGACAGTACAGCCAAGGGCACCCGAGACAacaaccaccaccaccacatcGGCAGCTAGTGTAGAATTGCCATCAATCACAACGATAAAGGAGGAACCAGGAGCGGGAGCAGCGTGCATTGTCGAACCTACAGCGCCAACGTTGTTCGACGATCCTATGCACACCCAAAAGGACACAGACTCTGCTATGGGTATGAAAAGAGACACAGACAATGTTGGCAGCATGCTTGATGCCTTGCCAGGTACAAGCTCCAGCGGACTTTTCAGTGAAGACTTGAACTTTGGTGGTGCAGGGCCCAGCTTTGTTCAGTCAGACCCCTCTCAGGAAGACAGCACTTCAGGAAATG ACGGGGAGACGGGCATTGTTTCACCACCAGACTTTGGCTTGGAACAGTTTCAGTCGGTCGGTGCAGGGCAG AGTTTACCCATCACCAGTACAGGCCCCAGGCTGATGGACACAGTCTCCCTGGAGGAGGACAGAACCATATCCATCAGACAGTCCGTCACAGGAAGCAATCGGTTGCCAGGCGTCCGGCCCGCACCCTCAGCAACAGTCAGCAAACCTGGGCCGGAGATAGAGATTGTTTCAGTGAAGTCCCCGGCGACTTCCAGAATAAGCACGGGCGCTCCCGGCGTTCGAACGACGATGCAGAGCAGTCCGCAGCATCTCGCCCAGGGACAGGTGAACGCTGGGATGGGTCAGCAGAATCCACAGCCCAGGATAATCAACACGGTCTCCCTCAGCAGACCACAAGTTGGTGCAGCAGGGCAGGACAGGCCCACCTCCAGAGTAGCATTCCCCTCAACATCACAGCAGACACAGCAGCCCAGACCAGTGGCCTGCTTCAAAGCACCG ATGAGAGAACTCCCGACACCACTACCCCTTCCTGACTTCGCTAACTCAGAAGACACCCAGTTGAGACACGCAGCACGAAGTGGAAATCTCCACATGTACAGAACTCACATAGTCCGGGAGTGTGCCAAATTCTACTCGCGTATGAAACCTAACTTGTCAAGGCAAGATTATGCCAGAATAGGAGAGGCCATGACAACAGCGTATCCGTGGTTACAAGGCAAAGGAGCAACCCCATGG CGGGATTTTGTTCTGAAGCTGAGCCAAACCATCAGATTCAGACGATGGAGTGACAAATACAAACCCTCCAGAAAGAAAAGATTTTAA